From Cecembia calidifontis, one genomic window encodes:
- a CDS encoding CRISPR-associated endonuclease Cas6 yields MPKIKVLKIVFDTELKDYEIPAFRGAIIDLVGREHVIFHNHLSDDRFHYKYPVIQYKRDGKRASLVCIKEGVEEIHAFFHKNEGVIRIGSDFKSLYVDQVKLNSYQLEILDNPLSYSIYKWLPINSANFPKFIALESLAEQLGFLEKTMIGNILSMAKGLDWQIDKTVTVNITRINRQYWTKLKGQKVLSFDLEFKTNVFLPYDIGLGKSSSLGYGTIGKVITKKSVI; encoded by the coding sequence ATGCCTAAGATAAAAGTTTTAAAAATTGTTTTTGATACTGAATTAAAAGATTACGAAATTCCTGCTTTCAGGGGAGCTATAATTGATCTTGTCGGTAGAGAACATGTCATTTTTCACAATCATCTCAGTGATGACAGATTCCATTACAAGTATCCAGTCATTCAATACAAAAGAGATGGAAAAAGAGCCAGTTTGGTCTGTATCAAAGAAGGTGTTGAAGAGATCCATGCTTTCTTTCATAAAAACGAAGGTGTTATCAGAATCGGTTCTGACTTTAAGTCCTTGTATGTGGATCAAGTCAAACTGAACAGCTATCAGCTTGAAATATTAGATAACCCTCTATCCTATTCCATCTACAAATGGCTGCCTATCAACTCGGCCAACTTTCCCAAATTTATTGCTCTTGAAAGTTTGGCAGAGCAATTGGGGTTTCTCGAAAAAACCATGATCGGTAATATTTTGTCTATGGCCAAAGGATTGGACTGGCAAATTGATAAGACTGTTACTGTAAACATAACAAGGATCAACAGGCAATACTGGACCAAGTTAAAAGGACAAAAGGTACTGTCATTTGATCTTGAATTTAAAACCAATGTATTTCTGCCCTATGATATTGGATTGGGAAAAAGCAGTAGTCTTGGTTATGGAACAATAGGAAAGGTAATTACTAAAAAATCCGTAATATGA
- a CDS encoding DUF4407 domain-containing protein → MTTLLKISSALFGYDYKTVLHQPTSSRQKIVTMGTLMFIPLILWTVSGFYLSRVMLGKGLGVSIGIAIVLGLIIFIVDRSFVATPKRQKGYLMPGLRLCFAFISTVLGSLAIDLMLFSGDLEEFRQSEEKRLRQEEILKYKETHGLELARLDESLLKAEKRYEQLSEAYLKELDGSGGTGMYGKGKVAEAKEGEQLKAGEELERVRLQRQAALDSLEQKAIVYSEEKIQKRGDALMSQVKDLHDFILKDRFTIGFYIFFFGFVFLLESYFILYKISASETLYEQFLAAEEEYGQQRLAFYKEQKDRMLKEKGLLGGDYDKVIQLTSSGRRKII, encoded by the coding sequence ATGACAACGCTATTAAAAATAAGTTCCGCCCTATTTGGTTATGATTACAAGACCGTATTGCATCAGCCTACCTCCAGCAGGCAAAAGATAGTGACAATGGGCACGCTAATGTTTATTCCACTAATATTATGGACAGTTTCAGGTTTTTATTTGAGCCGGGTTATGCTGGGGAAAGGACTAGGTGTCAGCATTGGGATAGCGATTGTGCTTGGGCTCATCATATTTATTGTAGACAGAAGTTTTGTGGCCACACCAAAAAGACAGAAAGGGTATTTGATGCCCGGGCTTCGGCTATGCTTTGCATTTATATCTACAGTTTTAGGTTCTCTGGCCATTGACCTGATGCTATTCAGTGGGGACTTGGAAGAGTTTAGACAATCTGAAGAAAAAAGGTTGAGGCAGGAGGAGATTTTGAAATATAAGGAAACCCATGGGCTGGAGCTTGCCCGGTTAGATGAGTCTTTATTGAAAGCGGAGAAGCGATATGAGCAGCTTTCAGAGGCCTATTTAAAAGAGTTGGATGGCAGTGGAGGTACCGGCATGTATGGAAAAGGAAAGGTCGCTGAAGCCAAAGAAGGAGAACAGCTAAAGGCGGGTGAGGAATTGGAAAGAGTGAGATTACAAAGGCAAGCAGCACTGGACAGTTTGGAGCAGAAGGCCATAGTTTATTCCGAGGAAAAGATCCAAAAGAGAGGTGATGCCCTGATGAGTCAAGTTAAAGATCTCCATGATTTTATATTGAAGGACAGGTTTACCATTGGATTCTATATTTTTTTCTTTGGCTTTGTCTTTCTGTTGGAGTCCTACTTTATCCTGTATAAAATCAGTGCCTCCGAAACTCTTTATGAACAATTCCTGGCGGCGGAAGAGGAGTACGGCCAGCAACGTTTGGCGTTTTACAAAGAACAAAAGGACAGGATGTTAAAGGAGAAGGGCTTGCTGGGAGGAGATTATGATAAGGTCATTCAATTGACTTCAAGTGGAAGAAGGAAAATCATTTAA
- a CDS encoding DUF4258 domain-containing protein codes for MTISQIQFTKHARCRASQRGISIISVATVIQYGKVIHKQGLKFIFIPKTQMEKFSPDEQKALQKLLVITDKQYKEVVTCYRSDKGLKRIRKKSKRLSVYNQEHLPISSRTN; via the coding sequence ATGACTATCTCACAAATCCAATTTACAAAGCATGCCAGATGCCGTGCTTCCCAAAGGGGAATTTCCATAATCTCCGTTGCAACAGTTATCCAATATGGAAAGGTGATTCACAAACAAGGACTGAAATTCATATTTATCCCTAAGACCCAAATGGAAAAATTCAGCCCTGATGAACAAAAGGCACTTCAAAAACTGCTGGTCATTACGGATAAGCAGTACAAAGAGGTGGTCACTTGCTACAGAAGTGATAAAGGACTTAAAAGGATCAGAAAGAAGTCCAAGAGATTGAGTGTTTACAACCAGGAACATTTACCCATCTCTTCGAGAACCAATTAA